One genomic segment of Paenibacillus sp. FSL H8-0332 includes these proteins:
- a CDS encoding GntR family transcriptional regulator encodes MTKRTNNTLYFNIKEQLLKQIQSGFYAVGEKLPTEAALCEMFSASRTTIRLALSELEVQDILERHQGKGTFVKRKELQLNQKRSFTEDVLMSGKEPTSTIIEAKVTPAEIPLNEFLNIPLKAPVNQLLRLRYADNEPLLYETTYIAWDLAPGLINEYKDGSLFSFLESEYNLKAHRSVEQLKPVLADKTASRLLGVKEGSPCLQVRTFTYLADGSPLEYSFGVFRGDFPSYTIERQFG; translated from the coding sequence ATGACAAAGAGAACAAATAATACATTATATTTCAATATTAAAGAACAACTGCTCAAACAGATTCAATCCGGCTTCTATGCTGTCGGAGAGAAGCTTCCCACCGAAGCCGCTTTATGCGAGATGTTCTCCGCCAGCCGGACCACCATCCGCCTCGCGCTCAGCGAACTTGAGGTTCAGGATATTCTTGAGCGGCACCAGGGCAAGGGTACCTTTGTCAAACGGAAGGAGCTCCAGCTTAACCAGAAACGAAGCTTCACTGAAGATGTGCTGATGAGCGGCAAAGAGCCGACCAGTACAATTATCGAAGCCAAAGTGACACCTGCGGAAATCCCGCTCAATGAATTCCTCAATATTCCGTTGAAAGCACCGGTAAACCAGCTATTGCGGCTCCGCTATGCCGATAATGAACCGCTCTTGTATGAGACTACTTATATTGCCTGGGATCTCGCCCCGGGGCTCATTAATGAATATAAGGATGGATCGCTCTTCTCCTTCCTTGAGTCAGAGTATAACCTGAAGGCCCACCGCTCTGTGGAGCAGCTGAAGCCTGTACTCGCGGACAAAACAGCCAGCAGGCTGCTTGGTGTTAAAGAAGGCTCCCCTTGCCTGCAAGTGAGAACTTTTACGTATTTGGCCGACGGTTCCCCGCTGGAATACAGCTTCGGCGTATTCCGGGGCGATTTCCCCAGCTATACTATCGAGAGACAGTTTGGATGA
- a CDS encoding 6-phospho-beta-glucosidase — translation MKKKHLKIAVIGGGSSYTPELVEGLIRYHDEFPVAELYLADIEAGAGKLKIIGELAQRMIDASGKPIRLHTTLDRREAIRGADFVATQIRVGMLDARSRDEKIPLAHHLIGQETTGAGGFAKALRTIPVILDICRDIEELAPDAFMINFTNPAGIITEAVSKHSRVKSVGLCNLPISTKMQIAELYGVPQSQMFIEIVGINHLNWTTRVLIEGEDVTEDFLNKLSGAKGPSMANIPDLEWDSEFIQSVGALPCPYHRYYYMKEEMYREISEHYQESGKTRADDVKEVEAELFEIYKQPEVNSKPAQLEQRGGAYYSEAAVQLMKSIYNDTGDIQTVNVRNQGIIPDLPGDVSIEINCVIKSDGPHALAPSKPLPPQIRGLLQVVKAYEELTIDAAVRGDYASALQALTIHPLVGDERIAKEVLADILEQNAEYLPQFRVRAR, via the coding sequence ATGAAGAAGAAACACTTGAAAATCGCAGTCATCGGAGGAGGTTCCTCCTATACGCCGGAGCTTGTTGAAGGTCTGATCCGGTATCATGATGAATTTCCGGTTGCTGAGCTGTATCTGGCAGATATTGAAGCAGGGGCGGGCAAGCTGAAAATTATAGGGGAACTGGCGCAGCGTATGATTGATGCAAGCGGCAAGCCTATCAGGCTGCATACGACACTGGACCGGCGCGAAGCGATTCGCGGTGCGGATTTTGTCGCTACGCAGATCCGTGTCGGTATGCTGGATGCACGCTCCAGAGATGAGAAGATACCGCTGGCCCACCATTTAATCGGCCAGGAGACGACGGGTGCGGGCGGGTTCGCCAAGGCGCTCCGCACCATTCCGGTCATTCTGGATATTTGCCGGGATATCGAGGAACTGGCTCCGGATGCGTTCATGATTAACTTCACCAACCCGGCCGGTATCATTACGGAAGCTGTCTCGAAGCATTCCCGGGTCAAGTCTGTGGGACTATGCAATCTTCCGATAAGCACGAAGATGCAGATCGCTGAGCTGTACGGGGTTCCGCAATCGCAGATGTTCATTGAGATTGTCGGGATCAATCACCTCAACTGGACGACCCGGGTACTGATTGAAGGGGAGGATGTGACGGAGGACTTTCTCAATAAGCTGTCGGGAGCCAAGGGGCCTTCGATGGCCAACATCCCCGATCTGGAGTGGGATTCGGAGTTCATTCAGTCCGTGGGTGCACTTCCTTGCCCTTATCACCGTTACTACTATATGAAGGAAGAGATGTACCGCGAGATCTCTGAGCATTACCAGGAGAGCGGCAAGACACGTGCCGATGATGTGAAGGAAGTGGAAGCCGAACTATTCGAGATCTATAAGCAGCCTGAAGTGAACAGTAAGCCGGCTCAATTGGAGCAACGCGGCGGTGCCTACTATTCGGAAGCGGCGGTTCAATTGATGAAGTCCATCTATAATGATACCGGTGATATTCAGACCGTCAATGTGCGTAATCAGGGGATTATTCCGGATCTTCCGGGTGATGTCTCGATTGAGATCAACTGTGTCATCAAATCCGACGGGCCGCATGCGCTTGCACCAAGCAAGCCCCTTCCCCCGCAGATCAGAGGTCTGCTTCAGGTAGTGAAGGCTTACGAGGAGTTGACCATAGATGCTGCAGTGAGAGGAGATTATGCCTCGGCACTGCAGGCGCTGACGATCCACCCGCTGGTGGGCGACGAGCGGATCGCCAAGGAAGTGCTGGCCGACATTCTGGAGCAGAATGCCGAATACCTGCCCCAATTCCGGGTGCGGGCAAGATAA